The genomic stretch TCTGGATGAGAAGCAAGATATCCGAGCGAAGGAAATCTACATCAATACGATCGCGAACGACTTAGCCGGAACGTTTGAAACCTTGCAGAAAATAAGAACCTTAGAACCGACCCTCGGAGCTGAGTATTTCCGTAATCTACCGGATGTTAGCGATCAGTTGAAGAATATGGCAACTTCAACGGCCGAACAAAAGCAGGCTAACGATCTGCTGGAGGAGAGTTTGGTGATTGCCATGCAACGATACAGTGAAATCCAAGCCGGTATCAAGGATTCACTTAAGGCGATGAATGATCGGTTGGATACGCTCGAAGAACGGCTAACTGAGAGAAAGATGCAGGACCGTGATGTTTAGAGTTTTAAGAAATCAGTGTGCAACACTGTGTTGTATTTATACTTTCATCGCTTTaattgaaaattctatttatttcTAAAAATCTGGGTAGaggcaaatgaaaaattttgccTAATGAATAAATTTCCTCTTATTCGCagtttggtgttttttttttgtatttttatcaacaataATAGTGAAAGGTCCATAACGCAGAGAGCATAACGGGGAAGTTTAGTGTTTTTTTGCATATGAAATTATATAACTATACGATTATAAGCTTCAATAATGTATTTCCACGTAGGATTGCGTCCAACGTTAAttgtgaaaattcaatttttctcgCATTTCATGAAACGTTGTTATGTAAGGAATAGACTACGATAACTGCgctcaaatcaaacagttgTTCAAGTTTTACCATTGGTGCGATGTGTATTTTAAATGATGCTAATGACAACACATTGCCTGTCCTGATATGTATCGAAAATTGATGATAAATTTTGACTTTGTGAATCTTGTTAACGTTTGTTTTGCCTTCTTtctctcttgacaaaataaatcgTACAACTGAGGTTTTCCATCCAAACGATGTTCtgttttttaaaatgtattctCAACCAAATTTTGATTCTTTAGGGCTTGTACCCATTGAAAATGATGAATAACTGTAAAATGCATATTTTACCCCATCGTGTCGAGCACAAACTTA from Wyeomyia smithii strain HCP4-BCI-WySm-NY-G18 chromosome 3, ASM2978416v1, whole genome shotgun sequence encodes the following:
- the LOC129730427 gene encoding uncharacterized protein LOC129730427; the protein is MESLDVIEKRIDNLNQLLGPIPTDGQAENLTDAVLSAASFLPSASTGHLVDGSARDNILKMFTRKDDLEALLDPSYLDEKQDIRAKEIYINTIANDLAGTFETLQKIRTLEPTLGAEYFRNLPDVSDQLKNMATSTAEQKQANDLLEESLVIAMQRYSEIQAGIKDSLKAMNDRLDTLEERLTERKMQDRDV